From the genome of Triticum aestivum cultivar Chinese Spring chromosome 3B, IWGSC CS RefSeq v2.1, whole genome shotgun sequence, one region includes:
- the LOC123070867 gene encoding exocyst complex component EXO70E2 has protein sequence MMAPELDKQCSNIQLGEELEICDIKLALKALRKKILSLDFHNSLHVHDPQNSFEYLEVLYKLRQLSEKLGNLDPGGEAKEHKELTVYADDLFEMAMARLEEEFVYLLTYYKQPLEQELLSFHSTEDGSTDEFSSSSFSEEQSEGKSTQTGSSGGSEYFVADLIQPGALSAVKSIANFMFLSDYNNECCQAYINARQGAIDEFIGTLHIDKHSMEELMSTKWNKLSASIKRWNRAMKAFVRVYLASERRLSSLVFGDLSETAVDLCFYEISFSSVMQLLSFYESVAIGPPKPEKLFRILDMYEVLDDLLPEAEFLFQAGGNDMVLAEYHEVLLQLGESARKTFAEFKYAIQSYTSSSAVPTGAVHPLTKYVMNYIKAVTVYSKTLDSLLKDADQQPIPNSCTHFTATALHLQSVAAVLEANLEAGSRLYRDCRLRNIFMMNNICYMVQKVKNSDLKSFLGDDWIRLHNRMFQHQATNYERASWSQVLSYLSDDGLCAAGGAASRKIIREKFKNFNLSFEDVYRVQTAWSVPDDQLREDVRISISLKVIQAYRTFVGRYSAFLDGTKQRDRYIKYRPEDLEELLLDLFEGTQKSLQHSVRA, from the coding sequence ATGATGGCTCCTGAGTTAGATAAGCAATGCTCAAACATCCAGCTGGGAGAAGAACTAGAGATATGTGATATCAAGCTTGCGCTCAAGGCATTGCGAAAGAAGATCCTTAGTTTGGATTTTCATAACTCCTTGCATGTTCATGATCCACAGAACTCATTTGAGTACTTAGAAGTGTTATACAAATTGCGGCAGCTGTCTGAGAAGTTAGGTAATTTGGACCCTGGTGGAGAAGCCAAAGAGCACAAGGAACTGACCGTGTATGCTGATGACCTTTTTGAAATGGCGATGGCGAGGCTCGAAGAGGAGTTTGTTTACCTTCTTACATACTACAAACAGCCGTTAGAACAGGAACTTCTCTCGTTCCATTCTACAGAGGATGGCAGCACGGATGAGTTTTCAAGCAGCTCATTCAGTGAGGAACAAAGTGAAGGCAAGTCAACACAAACCGGTAGCAGCGGAGGATCTGAATATTTTGTGGCTGATTTGATCCAACCTGGTGCACTCTCTGCTGTCAAGTCCATTGCCAACTTCATGTTCCTGAGTGACTACAATAACGAGTGTTGCCAAGCTTATATCAATGCACGGCAGGGTGCAATAGATGAGTTCATTGGGACTCTTCACATCGACAAGCACAGCATGGAAGAACTTATGAGCACTAAATGGAACAAACTGAGCGCATCGATAAAGCGGTGGAATCGGGCAATGAAGGCTTTTGTCCGAGTCTACCTTGCGAGCGAGAGGCGCCTTAGCAGTCTTGTCTTTGGTGACCTATCAGAAACAGCTGTAGACTTGTGCTTCTATGAGATTTCATTTAGCTCGGTCATGCAGCTTCTGAGCTTTTATGAGTCTGTAGCAATTGGACCACCTAAGCCGGAAAAGCTTTTCCGGATTCTTGATATGTATGAGGTCCTGGATGATCTGCTGCCTGAAGCAGAGTTCTTGTTCCAAGCAGGGGGCAATGATATGGTTTTAGCTGAGTATCATGAAGTCCTACTCCAGCTGGGAGAATCAGCAAGGAAAACATTTGCGGAATTCAAGTATGCCATCCAATCCTACACGTCATCCAGTGCGGTGCCTACTGGTGCAGTGCATCCCCTCACCAAGTATGTCATGAACTATATAAAGGCTGTCACTGTTTACAGCAAAACTCTTGATTCACTGCTGAAGGATGCAGATCAACAGCCTATACCAAACTCATGCACTCATTTCACGGCTACAGCATTGCATCTGCAGTCTGTTGCTGCAGTTTTAGAAGCAAATCTTGAAGCCGGGTCTAGATTGTACAGAGATTGTCGATTGCGGAACATCTTTATGATGAACAATATCTGCTACATGGTCCAGAAAGTGAAGAACTCGGATCTCAAGAGCTTTCTTGGCGACGACTGGATCCGGCTGCACAACCGGATGTTTCAGCATCAGGCGACCAACTACGAGAGGGCGTCGTGGAGTCAGGTGCTCTCTTACCTGAGTGATGATGGTCTATGTGCCGCCGGAGGTGCCGCTTCTCGTAAAATCATCAGGGAGAAGTTCAAAAACTTCAACCTGTCCTTTGAAGATGTTTATCGAGTTCAGACTGCATGGTCTGTCCCTGATGACCAACTCCGCGAAGATGTCAGGATTTCCATATCACTGAAAGTCATACAGGCTTACAGGACATTTGTGGGAAGATACTCTGCCTTCCTTGATGGCACCAAGCAGAGAGATCGCTACATAAAGTACAGGCCTGAGGATCTGGAGGAACTTTTGCTGGATCTGTTTGAAGGAACTCAAAAGTCATTGCAGCATTCTGTCCGAGCTTGA